From Chryseobacterium sp. IHB B 17019, one genomic window encodes:
- a CDS encoding mechanosensitive ion channel family protein, translating to MQKNGLSYIDVVYNVLENWYLKFAELTPKLVVGILVFSFFLITSKYLSQFAVKLFHKFFPKSKKESSLVTLIGVFRFIIMLMGTFIALEIMGFSGFLWKFIGSLGVAGVIAGVALKDLVSSIFSGMLIGIDKAFKVGDYIMIGTNSGTVMEIGFLTTKIISDDGKKVYIPNQVIFNAPFSNITASPQRRIILNFEIPADEDVAKAQIGILEVIKNLENVDKLDTAEVIFTDLKQGAFNLQAKFWMNVNANMVKVKSEALIKIKQRLDSDKIQLVTPTSISITNGESLINENHD from the coding sequence ATGCAAAAAAATGGTCTAAGCTATATTGATGTTGTTTATAATGTATTGGAAAACTGGTATTTAAAATTTGCCGAGCTTACACCAAAACTTGTTGTAGGGATTCTTGTCTTCTCGTTTTTCCTTATTACCAGTAAATATTTAAGCCAATTTGCTGTCAAACTCTTTCATAAATTTTTCCCAAAAAGCAAAAAAGAAAGTTCGCTGGTTACTTTAATTGGGGTTTTCAGATTCATTATTATGCTGATGGGAACTTTTATTGCCCTTGAAATTATGGGTTTCAGTGGTTTTCTGTGGAAGTTTATCGGAAGTTTAGGAGTTGCAGGGGTTATTGCCGGGGTTGCTTTAAAAGACCTGGTTTCAAGTATATTTTCGGGAATGCTAATCGGGATCGACAAAGCATTTAAAGTGGGTGATTATATCATGATCGGAACAAATTCCGGAACCGTTATGGAAATTGGTTTTTTAACGACAAAAATTATTAGTGACGATGGCAAAAAAGTATACATTCCCAATCAAGTTATCTTTAATGCTCCATTTTCTAATATCACGGCATCACCTCAACGAAGAATTATTTTAAACTTTGAAATTCCGGCAGATGAAGATGTTGCTAAAGCTCAGATAGGAATTTTAGAAGTAATTAAAAATTTAGAAAACGTAGACAAACTGGATACGGCAGAAGTTATTTTTACAGATTTAAAGCAGGGGGCATTCAATTTACAGGCAAAATTCTGGATGAATGTAAATGCTAATATGGTAAAGGTTAAGAGTGAAGCCTTGATAAAAATTAAACAACGCTTGGATTCGGATAAAATTCAATTGGTTACTCCAACCAGCATCAGCATCACGAATGGTGAAAGTTTAATCAATGAAAATCATGATTAA